TGGTGGCGGCGCGCCCGGACCTGCCCGAACTGCGAGTGATCGTGACCACCGGTACCCCCGAGGCCGGTTTGGTTTCCTGGGACGACGTCGGGGTGGGCGGCGACGAACCCATCCAGGTGCCCATCACCGGCGATGCCATGGCCGATCTCATGTACACCTCGGGTACCACGGGGCGTCCCAAGGGAGTAGTGGTGCGTCATCGCAACGCCGCCATGATGCCCAACGGCCTCCCCCGTTGGTCGGGGGCGGGGTGGCTGCACGCCTCGCCCATGTTCACCTTTGCCGGCATCGCCTCCACCTATAACCCCATGAAACTCGGGATGCGGCTGCTCTATCTACCCCGCTTCGATCCCGAGCAGTGGTTCGACGCGGTGGAGCAGCACCGTCCCGCGGCCACCTTCCTCGTGCCCGCCATGGCCGAGTTGCTGATCGGTAGCGCCCGCTTCGAGGGCGCCGACCTCTCGAGTATCACGATGTGTCCGCTGGGGAGCGCCCCGGTGTCGCCGTCCACCCTGGAGCGGCTGCAGGCGAAGCTCCCCAACGCCATGGTGTCCAACTCGTGGGGGATGACCGAAGCGGGCCCCGCCTTTTGTTTCATGCCGCCGGCGGAGCAGGCCAAGCGGGTGGGCTCGGTGGGTCGGCCCATGGCGCCCACCGAGTTCAAAATCGTGGACGATCAGGGCGAGGAGCAACCCGCCCGGGTGGTGGGCGAACTCTTGGTGAGCAACCCTGGCCGCGAGCGCGAATACTTCAACGATGCCGAGGCCACGGCCACTACCTGGCGGGAGGGATGGCTGCACTCGGGTGATCTGGCCTTTCTCGATGAAGACGGCTT
The Acidimicrobiia bacterium genome window above contains:
- a CDS encoding o-succinylbenzoate--CoA ligase; translated protein: VAARPDLPELRVIVTTGTPEAGLVSWDDVGVGGDEPIQVPITGDAMADLMYTSGTTGRPKGVVVRHRNAAMMPNGLPRWSGAGWLHASPMFTFAGIASTYNPMKLGMRLLYLPRFDPEQWFDAVEQHRPAATFLVPAMAELLIGSARFEGADLSSITMCPLGSAPVSPSTLERLQAKLPNAMVSNSWGMTEAGPAFCFMPPAEQAKRVGSVGRPMAPTEFKIVDDQGEEQPARVVGELLVSNPGREREYFNDAEATATTWREGWLHSGDLAFLDEDGFLYIVGRQKDVIIRGGNNVHATDVETVLYEHPAVREAAVAGIAHPVLGEDVAAWVVVVAGATVSAEELIAVCAERLSDYKVPRRVTFVTELPRNATGKVVKHELPGR